TTTTACTTTTGAAATTTTTTCATCTACTCCTTCTATGGAATACAATGTTTGTGATATATTAGAACATATTTCAGAGGATTTATCACATACAAGATTTAGTTCTTTATTGGATTTTTCAAACATTTCATTTACACTATTAGTAACTTTAAGTGTTTGTCTACTTTCTTTTTTTATGCCTTCTATAATATTTTTTATGTCCTCCATGGCATAATTTAACGCTGAAGCTGTGTCCCCAAATTCATCTTTTTGTTCAATTTGTATACTATAATTTAAATTAAATTTAGATAATTCAAGAGCATATTCCCTTATTTTAAATAGAGGTTTTTTTATTCCTCTTGCTATAAGCAGTGCCATAAGAAGCCCTACCACTATAAATATAACAGTTATAAAGATTATTTTGTATTTAAGCACCTGTACTTCATTAAATATCTCCTCTTTATCTATGGTGATTCCAAGATACCAATGTGAATTAGGTATAGGTGAATATGCCATAAACATATCCTTTGTTCCTTCCTTATAGTAGCCTGACCCACTTTTGCCCTTTATCATATTTCCTTCCAGTTCTGCAAGAGAGGCAAGAGACTTGTCTTTCTTCGCATTTTTTATGGTATTATCCCCATTTAAGACCAGAGTTAAATTCTTATGAACTACTTTAGTACCCTGCTCATTAATTATAAAACAATATCCACTTTTACCAATTTTCACACTCTGAACAAGTTTATTTAGATTTTCCATACTGATATTTGAAAATAATACTCCCACAACCTTACTGCTATTATCCTTTATAGGAACGGCAACTGCAATTATTTGTTCTCCATTAACATTAAAATAAGGGCCTTCAATTTCTGTATTCCCATTCAATGCATTTTCAAGATATTTTGAATCATTACTTTCTAAATTCATCTGTGTTTTTTCCCCGCTTTGGATATAAGCTAGTCCATTTAAATTCATTACACTAAGACTTGCATAATTTAATGCTTTTGCTCTTTCTTCCAGAACATGAATTTGAGAAATAGGATTCATGGACTTTATCTCTTCTCTATTTGCTATTTCAATCATAACTTTAGTTTCCTGATTTAGCATGGATGCTATCAATTTAGATGATTCTACCGCTTTATCCTGAAGTGAAGAATCTATACTTTTTTCCATTGTCTTATAGGAACTATAGCAGGCTATTACTCCAAGAACACCACAGATTAACACAACCAATACAGCTATCTGGGCAATTATCTTTACAACTACACTATTAAAAGACAATAAGCCAAATCTTTTTATTTTAGCTTTTAAAAATGGAAACTGTAATTTTCTTATTTTGCTTATTGCAGAGGATAAATTAAATTTTCTTATTTTGCTTACTACAGAAGATAAATTAAATTTTTTTATCTTGTTCTTTATGTAATTAGGTAACTCTGATAATTTAAATTGCCTTATTTGAAACACTGCAATTCCCTCCTAATTAAATTCTATATATGAAAAATACCATTATCTACTATAATAATGTATGAATTTTAACTTATGGTTAAGAAATTGCATTCTTAATTTAAACTTAACTTAGAATTAACCTATGTTTAATTTAGATACTATCATTCTAAAGTTCTAAATTTTTTATCTGCACATAGATAAAAAATATTTATGAAAATTTAAATCATCTGTAAGTTCAGGATGAAATGAAGTTACGAGAATATTTTTATATTTTGCAGCAACTACATTGCCTTTTATACTGCATAAACTTTTCACATTACTGCCAAGGTAGGTAATAAAGGGGGCTCTTATAAAAACTAGAGGTATCTTAGAAGATGATATATCAGGAATTAGTGTCTCACAATAAAAACTATCTATTTGACTTCCATATGCATTCCTTCTTACTTTAATATCTATAACCTTAAGATAACTTTTATTTGAATTCTCTATGGAATTTGCAAGTAATATCATACCGGCACAAGTTCCCCAGATTGGCAGTCCTTTGAGTATTTTTTTTCTTAAAGGTTCAAGCATATCTGTATCCATTAAAAGTTTGCCAATAGTAGTACTCTCTCCACCTGGAAGTATAATCCCATCAATATTATTTAATTCATATTTATTCTTTATTTCCACAGGAATAGCTCCAAGTGACTCAATATGATGAATATGTTCTATTACCCCTCCTTGAAAAGATAATACTCCTATTCTCATATCCTACCATCCCCGTCCTGCATATTTCTCTTTTAAGCTTTCAATTTCAATTCCAGGCATAGGCTCTCCAATATCTTCTGAAACTTCCTGAATTACCTTAGGATCATTGTAATAAGTTGTGGCAAGTACGATAGCATGGGCTCTTTTTTCCGGATTTTCAGATTTAAATATTCCCGAACCTACAAATACACCTTCAGCTCCCAGCTGCATCATAAGTGCTGCATCTGCCGGAGTTGCAATTCCACCTGCTGCAAAGTTTACTACAGGAAGTTTTCCATTTTGCCATATGTATTTTATTAAATCATAAGGTGCCTGAAATTCTTTTGCCAAGGTCATGAGTTCTTCAGGTTTTGCACTTTTAACTTTTCCTATTTCATCTATCATAGTTCTCATATGGGTTACAGCTTCAACTACATTTCCAGTGCCAGCCTCTCCTTTAGTCCTTATCATGGATGCTCCTTCCCCAATCCTTCTAAGTGCTTCTCCCAAATTTCTGGCTCCGCATACAAAAGGTACTTCAAAATCCCACTTATTTATGTGATAAAAGCTGTCTGCAGGAGTTAAAACCTCACTTTCATCTATAAAATCTATATTTAACTGCTGTAATACCTGGGCTTCTACAAAATGTCCTATTCTAACCTTTGCCATAACAGGTATTGACACCGCTTTTTTTATTTCTTTTATCATTTTAGGATCGGACATTCTTGCAACTCCACCCTGTTTTCTTATATCTGAGGGTACTCTTTCAAGAGCCATAACAGCACAAGCTCCTGCCTTTTCAGCAATAACGGCTTGTTCCTTATTTACCACATCCATTATCACTCCACCTTTTAACATTTGAGCTAAATTTTTATTTATTTCATATTTGTTCATACTATTTTTCCCCCTATAATATTTATTAAATGATTTAAAATCAGATAATTATATTATATTTTATATATTATATTTGCCAAATGTACCGGTACACTTTAAGATTAGTTTAATTTTCTCAAGCTAAAGAGCTTATCCCATAACTGATAAGCTCTTTTAACATTGCTATTAATTACTAATTTGTTTTGTACAATTTTCATCCAATATATATTCTAAGACTTTTCCATCTGTATTTTTCAATTCTAATCCTAGCAACTTAGCAATAGTTGGTCCTTCATCCACTAAATTCATCTCTTCTACAATTACTCCTTTTTTTATTCCTTTGCCTGATGCCATAAATACAGTAGTATAATCAGGCTTAAAAGGAGAATATCCATGGTTGCATAACTTACATCCATTTTCTCTCTGTAAATTTCCCCCATTAAATTCCTCTATCAACTCTCCACAAATCTTATCTTGAAAATAATAGGGAAGTTTTGCCTCAAGCAACAAAGAACACCTTCCATCAGCACCAAATTCTAAAGCTTTTTCCCTGGAATAAATAGCATCTATACATTCATGTACCCCATTGAAATCCTCAATTAACTTTGTAATTTCTTTTAATATTTTAAAATTATTTTCTTTCACGTATAAATATCCACAACCATCACAGCTTTTAAATATAGCCTTATAGTCAATTATCTTACCTTTTGAATTGACTTCAATATACCCTCTATCTCTCAAAAGTATATTAAGATTGATTATCTTATTTACATCCAAACTGCTGTGGTCACCTAAAATAATAATAGTACTTTCCTCATATATACCTTTTTCTTTAAGTGCCTGTACTATTTCTCCTATTCTTTTATCATGCCTTTTTAAAGCAAGTTTAGCCTCCCTGGAATTAAAGCCATAATCATGTCTTATACTATCTAAATCCGTATAATGTACTAAAGTTAAATCCAGCCACTTATTCTCTATAGTATATAATAATGACTGGTGAACAAAATTATCAAGATTGGGTTGTCTTATACCATCTCTTAAATAGCCGAACCTTTTATTTAACTCATATTGAAATAAAGGAGTACCATTTAACAAGGACACCAGAATCTGACTTTTCCAAAACCTATTAGCAAAAATTTCCGGCATATTGTACTGTATTTTTGACTTTGCAGTAACAGGCCACAGCAGCGCTCCTACTTTCATTCCCTTTTCTACAGCCAGGTCATAAAAAGTATCTCCTCTTATATTATTCCTATACCAATACCAATCTGGAGATTTTCTATTAGGCTGAAGCAAAGTATTATTTACTATTCCATGATTTTTAGGATATTTCCCTGTAACAATAGATACATGGGCAGGATAAGTTAATGTAGGATATACACTATAAACATTCTTACAGTAGGAAGCCTCAGCTAGAAAGTTTTTAAAATTGGGTAAAGTGCTGATATATTGAAAATCCAAACTAGATAATGCATCTAATGAAATAACATATAAGTATTTTGATATTGCACTCATATAATTTACCCTTTCTTGAATAATAAATTTTTAAATATACAAATTATATCTATATAAGTTTACATAAGCATTAACTTAATGTAAAAATAATTGAACATTATTAATATATATAATTAATAATATTATAACATCTCTAGAAAGTGTGTAACTGTGTTATAATACCTTTAAATACTATAAAAAGGTGGTTTTTTATATGAAATATGAAGTACTTCATATATTAAAAAAAAATACCCATACATTTGTATCCGGTCAATTAATAAGCGACAACCTTGGTGTAAGTCGTACTGCTGTATGGAAATACATAAATAATTTAAAAAAAGAAGGATATATAATAGACTCTTCTTCCAAAAAAGGATATAAATTATTGGAATCTCCAGACATGCTAACTTTTGAAGAGATTGAAAAATACTTAAAAACAAAGTATATAGGTAAAAAAATTGTCTATCTTGAAAGCGTAGATTCTACTAATAATAAAGCAAAAGAGCTGGCCAGTAAAGGTGAAAATCATGGCACTTTAGTCATAGCTGAAGAACAGCTAGGAGGCCGCGGAAGGCTGGGAAGAGCATGGTGTTCTCCTAAGTACAAGGGTATATGGCTATCTATAATCTTAAGGCCAGATATAAACCCCATGCAAATACCTAAACTCACTCAAATAGCCGCCGCTTCCGTAATAGAAAGCTTAAAGGACTTTAAAATAGAAGCAACTATAAAATGGCCTAATGATATAATACTCAATGGTAAAAAAATATGTGGTATTTTAACTGAAATGAATGCCGAAATGAATAAAGTACACTATGTAGTATTAGGGATAGGTATAAATGCCAACTTAGGTGAAGAAGATTTTCAAAAGGATATATTAAGTAAAGCCACATCTATTAAAATAGAGACAGGACTTACTTTAGATAGAAAATCTTTCGTAGGAAATTTAGTAAATAAATTCGAATACTTATATGAAGAATTTGAAAAAACACAAAATATTGAATCCTCCATAAAGATTTGCAGAACCAATTCTGCCGTTATAGGAAAAATTATAAGAATAATTAGAGGAGAAAATGAAACCTTTGCAAAAGCTTTAGATCTAGATGAAAATGGAGGGTTAATAGTTCAATATGAAAATGGAACCCGAGAAAATCTGATATCTGGAGAAATTTCTATACGAGGATTAAATGGATATATTTAAAATTTAGTATTTCTATGTTTAAATTAAATCAAAATAGTAAACCATAATATATATTAAAATATCTTCAGGATGTGTTCAATTATGATTTTAATAAAAAATGTAGAAATATTTGCTCCCGAATCTTTAGGGAAAAAAGACATATTAATATGTTTTGATAAAATAGTCTATATATCTGAAAATACACATGTACCCAAAGGAAATTTTCCTGAAATTGAAATAATAGAAGGAAATGGCCTAAAAGCAACTCCGGGTATAATTGACCTTCACATACATATAAACGGTGCTGGAGGTGAAGGAGGATTCAATACCCGTACCCCCGAGCTGAATCTCACAGATTTTACTTTAAATGGCATTACAACCTGTATAGGTCTTTTGGGTACAGATGGAATAACGAGAAATATGGGTGCATTACTGGCGAAATCAAGGGCTCTTGAAATAGAAGGCTTATCTACATACTGCTGGACAGGATGTTATGCCGTACCTACAAGAACCCTTACAGACAGCATAAGAGGAGATATCATACTTATAGATAAAATAATAGGGGCCGGTGAAATAGCCATTTCAGATCACAGGGGAAGTCATCCTTCTGAAAATGATTTAATACATTTAGCCTGTGAAACCAGAGTAGGTGGACTCATTTCAGACAAATGCGGAGTATTACATATGCATGTAGGTGATGGAAAGAATGGATTAAATGCCGTATTTAATTTGATAGATAACTCAAATATACCTTTTGAGAACTTACTGCCTACACACCTTAATAGAAATAGTCTGTTACGTAAACAATGTGTAGAATATGTAAAAATCGGTGGTTTTGTGGATATAACCACTGGAATTAAGAATGAAGGAGATGAAGCTGTAAGTGCCTCTCAGCTATACAATACATTACTAAAAGAACATATTTCTCCTTATCACATAACAATGAGTTCTGATGCTGGAGGCAGTATGCCATTTTTTGATGACAAAGGTAACCTAACTAAACTAACCAGAGGTATGCCAAATACAAACATTAACTCAATAAAAGAATCTATAGAGTTGGGTATACCTTTGGAGCTAGCTCTCATTCCCCTTACTTCTTCCCCTGCAAAACTGCTAAAATTGAGAAACAAAGGCAAAATAACTGAAGGTTATGATGCTGATTTAATTTTATTGGACAATAAATTAAATATTAATACTGTCATAAGCAAAGGGAAAGTAATGGT
This genomic interval from Clostridium kluyveri contains the following:
- a CDS encoding methyl-accepting chemotaxis protein, which produces MFQIRQFKLSELPNYIKNKIKKFNLSSVVSKIRKFNLSSAISKIRKLQFPFLKAKIKRFGLLSFNSVVVKIIAQIAVLVVLICGVLGVIACYSSYKTMEKSIDSSLQDKAVESSKLIASMLNQETKVMIEIANREEIKSMNPISQIHVLEERAKALNYASLSVMNLNGLAYIQSGEKTQMNLESNDSKYLENALNGNTEIEGPYFNVNGEQIIAVAVPIKDNSSKVVGVLFSNISMENLNKLVQSVKIGKSGYCFIINEQGTKVVHKNLTLVLNGDNTIKNAKKDKSLASLAELEGNMIKGKSGSGYYKEGTKDMFMAYSPIPNSHWYLGITIDKEEIFNEVQVLKYKIIFITVIFIVVGLLMALLIARGIKKPLFKIREYALELSKFNLNYSIQIEQKDEFGDTASALNYAMEDIKNIIEGIKKESRQTLKVTNSVNEMFEKSNKELNLVCDKSSEICSNISQTLYSIEGVDEKISKVKDKIHGIVKEVNGGMILIESIKEKAANIKKDTEESKRNLEDYYVKSSEKLKKSLEAVKVVSTISKVAEKIKHISKNINLLALNARIESVKAGEYGRGFMVVAEEVGKLAVQSSDMVNTIQDNIKDILLSVVELSDSAEGMLKMIENNILSDYEKVIDISNEYEEDGRKFESVIQIFSELTENVNSSSVEISEIMDSIVYSANQCTETSINISDNIERIENENKSIAMFTVENASKASNLLHTLKKFNT
- a CDS encoding ectonucleotide pyrophosphatase/phosphodiesterase, giving the protein MSAISKYLYVISLDALSSLDFQYISTLPNFKNFLAEASYCKNVYSVYPTLTYPAHVSIVTGKYPKNHGIVNNTLLQPNRKSPDWYWYRNNIRGDTFYDLAVEKGMKVGALLWPVTAKSKIQYNMPEIFANRFWKSQILVSLLNGTPLFQYELNKRFGYLRDGIRQPNLDNFVHQSLLYTIENKWLDLTLVHYTDLDSIRHDYGFNSREAKLALKRHDKRIGEIVQALKEKGIYEESTIIILGDHSSLDVNKIINLNILLRDRGYIEVNSKGKIIDYKAIFKSCDGCGYLYVKENNFKILKEITKLIEDFNGVHECIDAIYSREKALEFGADGRCSLLLEAKLPYYFQDKICGELIEEFNGGNLQRENGCKLCNHGYSPFKPDYTTVFMASGKGIKKGVIVEEMNLVDEGPTIAKLLGLELKNTDGKVLEYILDENCTKQISN
- the pdxS gene encoding pyridoxal 5'-phosphate synthase lyase subunit PdxS; translated protein: MNKYEINKNLAQMLKGGVIMDVVNKEQAVIAEKAGACAVMALERVPSDIRKQGGVARMSDPKMIKEIKKAVSIPVMAKVRIGHFVEAQVLQQLNIDFIDESEVLTPADSFYHINKWDFEVPFVCGARNLGEALRRIGEGASMIRTKGEAGTGNVVEAVTHMRTMIDEIGKVKSAKPEELMTLAKEFQAPYDLIKYIWQNGKLPVVNFAAGGIATPADAALMMQLGAEGVFVGSGIFKSENPEKRAHAIVLATTYYNDPKVIQEVSEDIGEPMPGIEIESLKEKYAGRGW
- the pdxT gene encoding pyridoxal 5'-phosphate synthase glutaminase subunit PdxT, with the protein product MRIGVLSFQGGVIEHIHHIESLGAIPVEIKNKYELNNIDGIILPGGESTTIGKLLMDTDMLEPLRKKILKGLPIWGTCAGMILLANSIENSNKSYLKVIDIKVRRNAYGSQIDSFYCETLIPDISSSKIPLVFIRAPFITYLGSNVKSLCSIKGNVVAAKYKNILVTSFHPELTDDLNFHKYFLSMCR
- the iadA gene encoding beta-aspartyl-peptidase, translated to MILIKNVEIFAPESLGKKDILICFDKIVYISENTHVPKGNFPEIEIIEGNGLKATPGIIDLHIHINGAGGEGGFNTRTPELNLTDFTLNGITTCIGLLGTDGITRNMGALLAKSRALEIEGLSTYCWTGCYAVPTRTLTDSIRGDIILIDKIIGAGEIAISDHRGSHPSENDLIHLACETRVGGLISDKCGVLHMHVGDGKNGLNAVFNLIDNSNIPFENLLPTHLNRNSLLRKQCVEYVKIGGFVDITTGIKNEGDEAVSASQLYNTLLKEHISPYHITMSSDAGGSMPFFDDKGNLTKLTRGMPNTNINSIKESIELGIPLELALIPLTSSPAKLLKLRNKGKITEGYDADLILLDNKLNINTVISKGKVMVQNYSPLVYGTFENS
- a CDS encoding biotin--[acetyl-CoA-carboxylase] ligase — translated: MKYEVLHILKKNTHTFVSGQLISDNLGVSRTAVWKYINNLKKEGYIIDSSSKKGYKLLESPDMLTFEEIEKYLKTKYIGKKIVYLESVDSTNNKAKELASKGENHGTLVIAEEQLGGRGRLGRAWCSPKYKGIWLSIILRPDINPMQIPKLTQIAAASVIESLKDFKIEATIKWPNDIILNGKKICGILTEMNAEMNKVHYVVLGIGINANLGEEDFQKDILSKATSIKIETGLTLDRKSFVGNLVNKFEYLYEEFEKTQNIESSIKICRTNSAVIGKIIRIIRGENETFAKALDLDENGGLIVQYENGTRENLISGEISIRGLNGYI